ATCCGGCCGGTGTTGAAGCTGGAACTGCGCCGCTTGATGCCGTGCACCTCGTAACCCTTTTCGAGCAACAGGTGCGATAGGTAGGCACCATCCTGACCGGTGACGCCGGTGATCAGGGCGGTTTTCTTCGATGCTTCGGACATTTGGGGGTATTCTCCTCGGTGTCCGCGCCGCTAGCGCCATGGCGCGCTTATGGCAATGCGTGGAAAGCGCGGTCTGCCCCCTCAAAGCAGCGTTAGGGGGTACCGTAGGGGCCGGAATACCGGGCGCGGCGGCTCTGTCCGTAAGGTCAGCACGCCAGCAGCGGACGCCACCACGCCTCGTTGGCGAGATACCAGTGCAGCGTCTGCCGCAGCCCGTCCTCGAACCCGTGCGCCGGGGCATAGCCAAGCTCCGCGCGGGCCTTGGTCTCGTCGATGGCATAGCGGCGATCGTGGCCCTTGCGGTCCTCGACGTAGGTCTTGAGTTCGGCTGTCGCGCGGCCGCGAGCCGCTGGCGCATCGGGAAAGCGGCGGGCAAGGTCGCCATTGTCGGCAAAGGCACGGTCGACCTCGGCACAGATGGTGTCGATCACCGCCATGTTCGGCAGTTCCGCCCCGCCGCCGATGTTGTAGGTTTCCCCCGCCACGCCGCGCGCAAGGCAGGCCTCGATCCCGCGGCAATGGTCCGCCACGTGCAGCCAGTCACGCACGTTCATCCCGTCACCGTAGATCGGCAGGGGGCGTCCGTGCAGCGCATTGAGCAGGAACAGTGGGACGAGCTTTTCCGGGTACTGGTAGGGGCCGTAGTTGTTCGAGCAGTTGCTGGTAACCACGTCGAGCCCGAAGGTGTGGTGGTAGGCACGCACCAGGTGATCGGACGAAGCCTTGGACGCCGAATAGGGCGAGTTGGGCTGATACTGGTGGCTTTCGGCAAAGGGCGGGTCTTCCGGGCCGAGCGATCCGTAGACCTCGTCGGTGGAGACGTGGTGGAAGCGGTGCGGCGTGCCGCTGCCTTCGTCCAGCCACACCTTGCGCGCTGCCTTGAGCAGCGAATTGGTGCCCAGGATGTTGGTTTCTATAAAGACGTCGGGCCCGCTGATCGAGCGATCGACGTGACTCTCGGCGGCAAAGTGGACGAGCGTGGAGATGCCGCGTTCGCGCAAGAGGCGTTCGACCAGAGCAGTGTCGCGAATATCGCCTTCCACCAGCTCGGCCTGCTCCACGCCGGCCACGGTGCTGGCATTGCCGGCATAGGTCAGTGCGTCCAGCACCACGATCCGGTCGTCCGGATGCCGGTTCGCCCAGTAGTGCACGAAGTTGCCGCCGATGAAGCCGGCGCCGCCGGTGACGAGCAGATCAGCCAAGCGCCTTTTCCTCTTCAAGCATGATCAACGGGCGACGACTACGGCACCAGGATACCGCTCAATCAGACCGCGGCTGCCGGGCGCTGCTTGCGCCTAGTTGCTTTCGGGGACTGCGAAGGTGCCCGAAACCCGGCCGCGCTGGCTGCCGTCGGCGGGGCGTGAACCGGCACCATCCACGCTCGAGACGCCCGAATCGAGGTCGATCGTCAATCGTCCGCCGTCGAGCCGGTCGCTGCCGCGGTTGATCGCCACGCCGCCCGACATCACGATGACGCGGCGGTTGAAATCGTAGACCGCCGCATCGCCGCGCGCGCGCTCGTCCCCGCGCGTCACCACCACGCCGCCGGTCGCGTCGATCCGCTGGATGCGCAGCGTGCCGGCATCGGTATAGGCGATCGTGGTGCGTTCCGCGGTAAGGCGCAGGTTGCCTTGTTCGATCACCACGTCGCCCGACAGGACGACGCGGTTCTGCCGGTCCTGCAACTGGCCCATCTCGGCCGACCAGGTCACCGGCGCGTTGGCATCGAGGCCGGAGATCGACTGGGCGGCAGCCAGTGAACCAAAGCCGATCGCCGCCACCGTTCCGGCAAGCCCGCCGGCCAGCAAACCGCGCAGCGCCAGCGTGCGGAGCGAACTGCGTGTTGCCACCGCGACTTCGGGCAGGTGGTCATCCATGGTATCGTCCTTCGTCACAAGTTGAGGCCGCGCGGCACGGCGAGGCGGCCGGGCACCATGGTCATGCGGGCGTTGCCGCGTAGCGTTATGGTTCGCGCTTCGAGGTCGACGCGCATCGAATCGGCCTGGAAGCGGCCGGCGGGGATCACCCCGCTGACGCGCCCGCTGCCGGTCAGCACGCGGCTCGCAAGATCGAGCGTTACTCCGCGCGCGGCGAGTTCGTAGCCATCGGCAGCGGTAAAGCTGAGCTGGCCGGGGATACCCACCTGCTCCCGGTCGATGGCATAGGTCCCGCGCTGGGCGGACAGCACGGCTGGGCCGTCGGTCAGGGCAAGGCGGGCGGTCAGCCGGTCAAGTTCGACCAGGGGCACGGCATTGGATCGCTGGACTGCTTCGCCCGCGACCAGCGAGAAGGGGCGGCCCCGGTTGTCCTGCCCGCGATACATCGCATCGTCGACGCGCAGCCGGTCCTCGGCCACGGCGACCTTGTTGCGATCGAGCAGGAACGAGATTTCGCCGCGCGGGCTGAGCGGGGTGATAAGCATCAT
This is a stretch of genomic DNA from Aurantiacibacter arachoides. It encodes these proteins:
- a CDS encoding GDP-mannose 4,6-dehydratase, translated to MSEASKKTALITGVTGQDGAYLSHLLLEKGYEVHGIKRRSSSFNTGR
- a CDS encoding LPS export ABC transporter periplasmic protein LptC, yielding MTVAADRMRSKRQAFAAPGSSLDRIVRLLAVGLPALVGVVAAMMLITPLSPRGEISFLLDRNKVAVAEDRLRVDDAMYRGQDNRGRPFSLVAGEAVQRSNAVPLVELDRLTARLALTDGPAVLSAQRGTYAIDREQVGIPGQLSFTAADGYELAARGVTLDLASRVLTGSGRVSGVIPAGRFQADSMRVDLEARTITLRGNARMTMVPGRLAVPRGLNL
- a CDS encoding LptA/OstA family protein, translated to MDDHLPEVAVATRSSLRTLALRGLLAGGLAGTVAAIGFGSLAAAQSISGLDANAPVTWSAEMGQLQDRQNRVVLSGDVVIEQGNLRLTAERTTIAYTDAGTLRIQRIDATGGVVVTRGDERARGDAAVYDFNRRVIVMSGGVAINRGSDRLDGGRLTIDLDSGVSSVDGAGSRPADGSQRGRVSGTFAVPESN
- the rfbB gene encoding dTDP-glucose 4,6-dehydratase gives rise to the protein MADLLVTGGAGFIGGNFVHYWANRHPDDRIVVLDALTYAGNASTVAGVEQAELVEGDIRDTALVERLLRERGISTLVHFAAESHVDRSISGPDVFIETNILGTNSLLKAARKVWLDEGSGTPHRFHHVSTDEVYGSLGPEDPPFAESHQYQPNSPYSASKASSDHLVRAYHHTFGLDVVTSNCSNNYGPYQYPEKLVPLFLLNALHGRPLPIYGDGMNVRDWLHVADHCRGIEACLARGVAGETYNIGGGAELPNMAVIDTICAEVDRAFADNGDLARRFPDAPAARGRATAELKTYVEDRKGHDRRYAIDETKARAELGYAPAHGFEDGLRQTLHWYLANEAWWRPLLAC